A genomic window from Silene latifolia isolate original U9 population chromosome Y, ASM4854445v1, whole genome shotgun sequence includes:
- the LOC141632596 gene encoding uncharacterized protein LOC141632596 has translation MDFAKKCEPYQFYANFIHQPPEPLHPTVSSWPFEAWGLDVVGALTPKASNGHEYILAATDYFSKWAEAITLREVKKENFKQYKSSMYNAPVNGLAEAFNKTLCNLLRKVVTKSKRDWHERIGEALWAYRTTYKTPTQATPYALVYGVEAVLPLELHIPSLRIAIQEGLTDDENDRLRLAELEALDEKRLEAQQKLQCYQARLSRAFNKKVRPRSFQVGDLVLVVRRLIITSHKPVGKFISKWDGPYVAPKQERKLQVKAPKQEIKL, from the exons ATGGACTTTGCGAAAAAATGTGAACCCTATCAGTTCTACGCAAACTTCATACACCAACCGCCGGAGCCGTTGCATCCTACTGTTtcttcatggccctttgaagcttggggacttgaTGTTGTGGGAGCTCTTACTCCAAAGGCCTCAAATGGACACGAGTATATCCTCGCTGCCACTGACTATTTCTCAAAATGGGCAGAAGCCATCACACtacgggaagtgaagaaagaaaat ttcaaacaatacaagtcatCCATGTACAATGCCCCTGTAAATGGTTTGGCTGAAGCCTTTAATAAAACTCTTTGCAACTTGTTGAGAAAAGTAGTAACAAAGTCAAAGCGAGACTGGCATGAAAGAATTGGGGAGGCGTTGTGGGCATATCGTACCacatacaaaacacctactcaGGCAACCCCGTATGCGTTGGTGTATGGAGTAGAGGCCGTCTTACCATTAGAGCTACATATCCCTTCCTTGCGCATCGCTATTCAAGAAGGACTCACGGATGATGAAAATGACAGATTGCGATTAGCAGAGTTAGAAGCTCTCGATGAAAAGAGATTAGAGGCTCAACAAAAGCTCCAGTGCTATCAAGCAAGGTTGTCacgcgcattcaacaaaaaggtgcgcCCTCGTTCTTTCCAAGTAGGAGACCTCGTCCTTGTCGTACGAAGACTAATCATCACCTCTCACAAGCCAGTTGGCAAGTTCATCTCTAAGTGGGATGGTCCATACGTG gctcctaagcaagagcgtaaactgcAAGTCAAAGCTCCTAAGCAAGAGATTAAACtgtaa
- the LOC141632598 gene encoding uncharacterized protein LOC141632598 yields the protein MNPLKCAFGVTSGKFLGFVVRHRGIEIDQTKIKAINEMSEPKTLKELRGLQGHLAYIRRFISNLAGRCQPFSHLMKKDAPFQWDEKGKNAFDSIKKYLASAPVLGAPIPGKPLVLYIAKTRTLHGGNAVKGQAIADFFADHPVPAEWEISDDLPGEEIFYVDVLPPWQMYFDGATRHFSLNQLDDIHVGHVPRSANKLADALANLAATLALGAEESMKVTVCNRWVVSSLEGEENVDTTNMICVYTADEDDWRQPIIDFLDHQKLPDDPRHKVEIRRCAPKFIHYKGTLYRRSFSGQWLRCLSKDEATEAMHETHSGICGDHQSGPKLHDRVKRMGYYWPTMVQD from the exons atgaatccactCAAGTGTGCGTTTGGTGTCACATCTGGGAAGTTCTTGGGGTTTGTGGTTAGGCatagaggcattgaaattgaccaaacaaaAATTAAAGCCATCAACGAAATGTCGGAACCAAAGACGTTAAAAGAGTTGCGCGGATTGCAAGGACATTTGGCATACATTCGAAGGTTCATATCTAACCTAGCAGGACGTTGCCAACCATTCAGccatctcatgaaaaaggatgctccattCCAATGGGATGAAAAAGGCAAAAATGCTTTTGATAGCATCAAGAAGTACTTGGCCAGTGCACCAGTGCTTGGGGCACCAATTCCAGGAAAGCCACTTGTCCTCTACATCGCAAAGACAAGAACGCTCCACGGGGGCAAT GCTGTGAAAGGTCAAGCTATCGCCGACTTCTTTGCTGATCATCCAGTGCCAGCAGAGTGGGAAATTTCAGATGACCTCCCAGGAGAAGAAATTTTCTATGTAGACGTCCTACCACCATGGCAAATGTACTTTGACGGTGCTACAAG GCATTTTTCTTTGAATCAACTTGACGACATCCATGTTGGTCATGTGCcaaggagtgccaataagttggctGACGCGCTTGCTAATCTTGCAGCCACTTTGGCACTGGGGGCAGAAGAGTCTATGAAAGTCACAGTCTGCAATCGTTGGGTAGTATCATCGCTTGAAGGAGAAGAAAATGTAGACACAACCAACATGATATGCGTCTACACAGCTGATGAAGATGACTGGCGTCAACCTATCATTGATTTTTTGGATCACCAAAAACTACCCGATGATCCCAGACACAAGGTAGAAATACGTCGATGTGCTCCAAAGTTCATTCACTATAAAGGGACACTCTACAGACGTTCTTTCTCAGGCCAATGGTTGAGGTGTCTAAGCAAGGACGAAGCTACTGAAGCAATGCATGAAACTCATTCTGGCATTTGTGGTGATCATCAATCTGGGCCTAAACTTCATGATCGTGTAAAGAGAATGGGGTATTACTGGCCAACCATGGTGCAAGATTAG